From one Meles meles chromosome 18, mMelMel3.1 paternal haplotype, whole genome shotgun sequence genomic stretch:
- the LOC123930155 gene encoding cytochrome b5 domain-containing protein 1 isoform X1 produces MKQPEMLVAGRARAMPRRGLVEGPDFEFFQRRYFTPAEVAQHNVPEDLWVSYLGSVYDLTPLARKYKGDLLLKPIVEVAGQDISHWFDAKTGDIRKHVDPLTGTLRYRTPRGRFLHVPPQLPRSDWANDFGTPWWQGVRYAVGRLSAKTRNIRIINTLTSQEHTLEVGAQESMWEILHRYLPYNAHAASYTWKYEGKKLNMDFTLEENGIRDEGDEFDYLNMDGALYIPAILLYFSDDLTEL; encoded by the exons ATGAAGCAACCAGAGATGCTGGTGGCCGGTAGGGCAAGAGCCATGCCGCGCCGGGGCCTCGTGGAGGGGCCAGACTTTGAGTTTTTCCAGCGTCGCTATTTCACGCCAGCCGAGGTGGCCCAGCACAACGTGCCGGAAGACCTGTGGGTGTCCTACCTGGGATCCGTGTACGACCTGACGCCGCTGGCTCGCAAGTACAAGG GAGACCTGCTGCTAAAACCCATCGTAGAAGTTGCGGGCCAGGACATCAGCCACTGGTTCGACGCGAAGACCGGAGAC ATCCGCAAGCACGTCGATCCGCTGACCGGCACCCTGAGATACCGCACCCCCCGGGGCCGCTTCCTGCACGTCCCGCCGCAGCTGCCGCGTTCAGACTGGGCCAATGATTTCGGGACGCCCTGGTGGCAGGGGGTGCGTTATGCGGTGGGGCGGCTGTCTGCCAAGACCCGCAACATCCGCATCATTAACACGCTCACGTCGCAGGAGCACACGCTGGAG GTGGGGGCCCAGGAGTCCATGTGGGAGATCCTGCACCGCTATCTCCCCTATAACGCGCACGCGGCCAGCTATACATGGAAATACGAGGGCAAGAAACTGAACATGGATTTCACCCTGGAAGAGAACGGGATCCGGGATGAGGGTGACGAATTTGACTATCTCAACATGGACGGTGCCCTCTACATACCTGCCATCCTGCTGTACTTCAGTGACGACCTCACAGAGCTGTAG
- the LOC123930155 gene encoding cytochrome b5 domain-containing protein 1 isoform X2: MKQPEMLVAGRARAMPRRGLVEGPDFEFFQRRYFTPAEVAQHNVPEDLWVSYLGSVYDLTPLARKYKGDLLLKPIVEVAGQDISHWFDAKTGDEHTLEVGAQESMWEILHRYLPYNAHAASYTWKYEGKKLNMDFTLEENGIRDEGDEFDYLNMDGALYIPAILLYFSDDLTEL, encoded by the exons ATGAAGCAACCAGAGATGCTGGTGGCCGGTAGGGCAAGAGCCATGCCGCGCCGGGGCCTCGTGGAGGGGCCAGACTTTGAGTTTTTCCAGCGTCGCTATTTCACGCCAGCCGAGGTGGCCCAGCACAACGTGCCGGAAGACCTGTGGGTGTCCTACCTGGGATCCGTGTACGACCTGACGCCGCTGGCTCGCAAGTACAAGG GAGACCTGCTGCTAAAACCCATCGTAGAAGTTGCGGGCCAGGACATCAGCCACTGGTTCGACGCGAAGACCGGAGAC GAGCACACGCTGGAG GTGGGGGCCCAGGAGTCCATGTGGGAGATCCTGCACCGCTATCTCCCCTATAACGCGCACGCGGCCAGCTATACATGGAAATACGAGGGCAAGAAACTGAACATGGATTTCACCCTGGAAGAGAACGGGATCCGGGATGAGGGTGACGAATTTGACTATCTCAACATGGACGGTGCCCTCTACATACCTGCCATCCTGCTGTACTTCAGTGACGACCTCACAGAGCTGTAG
- the NAA38 gene encoding N-alpha-acetyltransferase 38, NatC auxiliary subunit isoform X2: MAGAGPAMLLREENGCCSRRQSSSSAGDSDGEREDSPAARARQQLEALLNKTMRIRMTDGRTLVGCFLCTDRDCNVILGSAQEFLKPSDSFSAGEPRVLGLAMVPGHHIVSIEVQRESLAGPPYL; this comes from the exons ATGGCCGGGGCTGGACCAGCCATGCTGCTACGAGAGGAGAATGGCTGTTGCAGCCGGCGTCAAAGCAGCTCCAGCGCCGGG GACTCGGACGGGGAGCGCGAGGATTCGCCGGCCGCGCGGGCCCGGCAGCAGCTGGAGGCGCTGCTCAACAAGACGATGCGCATTCGCATGACAGATGGACGGACCCTGGTCGGCTGCTTTCTCTGCACCGACCGCGACTGCAATGTCATCCTGGGCTCGGCGCAGGAGTTCCTCAAGCCGTCGG ACTCCTTCTCTGCGGGGGAGCCCCGAGTACTGGGCCTGGCCATGGTACCCGGCCACCACATCGTTTCTATTGAGGTGCAGCGGGAGAGTCTGGCGGGGCCTCCCTATCTCTGA
- the NAA38 gene encoding N-alpha-acetyltransferase 38, NatC auxiliary subunit isoform X1, which yields MAVAAGVKAAPAPGLARARVLGSRGSLGARWGARGGTTAPGSLWAEWERPAGCRELWFRGGAWGGAVPSQRVSRPAQDSDGEREDSPAARARQQLEALLNKTMRIRMTDGRTLVGCFLCTDRDCNVILGSAQEFLKPSDSFSAGEPRVLGLAMVPGHHIVSIEVQRESLAGPPYL from the exons ATGGCTGTTGCAGCCGGCGTCAAAGCAGCTCCAGCGCCGGGGTTAGCGCGGGctcgggttctgggatcgaggggCAGCCTGGGAGCAAGATGGGGGGCCAGAGGGGGAACCACAGCTCCCGGCAGCCTCTGGGCTGAGTGGGAGCGCCCCGCGGGCTGTCGGGAGCTGTGGTTCCGcggcggggcgtgggggggggcggtgccgTCTCAGCGCGTGTCCCGCCCCGCGCAGGACTCGGACGGGGAGCGCGAGGATTCGCCGGCCGCGCGGGCCCGGCAGCAGCTGGAGGCGCTGCTCAACAAGACGATGCGCATTCGCATGACAGATGGACGGACCCTGGTCGGCTGCTTTCTCTGCACCGACCGCGACTGCAATGTCATCCTGGGCTCGGCGCAGGAGTTCCTCAAGCCGTCGG ACTCCTTCTCTGCGGGGGAGCCCCGAGTACTGGGCCTGGCCATGGTACCCGGCCACCACATCGTTTCTATTGAGGTGCAGCGGGAGAGTCTGGCGGGGCCTCCCTATCTCTGA
- the TMEM88 gene encoding transmembrane protein 88 yields the protein MADVPGAQRPAAGGGPEPRDPLDCWACAVLVTAQNLLVAAFNLLLLALVLGTILLPAVTMLGFGFLCHSQFLRSQAPPCTAHLRDPGFTALLVTGFLLLVPLLVLALASYRRLCLRLRLADCLVPYSRALYRRRRAPQPRQTRAPLGAQAAPTSGKVWV from the exons ATGGCGGATGTCCCCGGGGCGCAGCGACCGGCTGCCGGCGGCGGCCCAGAGCCTCGAGACCCCCTGGACTGCTGGGCCTGCGCTGTGCTGGTCACGGCCCAGAACCTGCTGGTGGCCGCCTTCAACCTCCTCCTGCTGGCGCTGGTGCTGGGGACCATCCTGCTACCCGCTGTCACTATGCTCGGCTTCggcttcctctgccactcccag TTCCTGCGCTCCCAGGCACCTCCTTGCACCGCGCACCTGCGGGACCCGGGCTTCACGGCCCTGCTGGTCACCGGATTCCTGCTCCTCGTGCCGCTGCTCGTGCTGGCCCTGGCAAGCTACCGCCGCCTTTGCCTGCGCCTCCGCCTGGCCGACTGCCTTGTGCCCTACAGCCGAGCCCTCTACCGGCGCCGGCGCGCCCCGCAGCCCCGGCAGACCCGGGCCCCATTGGGGGCCCAGGCCGCTCCCACATCAGGAAAGGTCTGGGTCTGA